The region GGGTTTTAAAATATCAATTCAAGCTTTTAGAAATAATTCACTTAGCTCATTGTTTTTACATCAACAGCCATTGGGCCTTTTTCGCCTTGTTTCATTTCAAAAGTTACTTCCTGACCTTCGTCTAGTCCCTGGTATGAGTCTACTAAGCCAGTGCGGTGAACGAATACATCATTACCGTCTTCCATTTCAATGAATCCAAATCCTTTGGTATCATTGTACCATTTTACTTTACCTTGTGCCATAGAGCTAAATTCTATTATCGGTTAAAATTTTCTTTTCTTGGACGTGCCTCATTAACAACCATCTCACGTTCTTCGTAAGTAGCGCCATTGAGTTCTTCGATAGCTTTGTTTGCTTCGTCTTGGTTTTCCATAGTAACGAATCCAAAGCCTTTACTTCTACCGCTGAATTTGTCGGTAATAATTTTTGTAGAAGATACTGCTCCGTAATCTTCAAATACCTCCTGGAGGTCTGTTTCATTAACCCTGTAATTAAGGTTTCCTACGTAAATGTTCATTGTAAAAAAATTAAATTGTTCTTGTCAACTGCAAGCTTTACATCCTTTAATACTTATTGGATATTCTGACATCTGGTGAGAGGTGAAAAAATCCTTACGCATGTGATCGGCGGTATTACCCGCAGTTTTTGTTAATTAAGGATTTAAAAATTTTTGGCAGATGTGAACTAATACTGTGAAAGAAATTAGTAAAAAAAGCAACGAATTCTTAAATCATATTCGGTGACAAATATAAGCATTATTTTTGGTTTACATACTTTTCATCGTTTTTTTCAACAAAAATTCTATCATAGCTACCATTAATGCAAAAAAACACTAAAAATATTTTTCTGTATGTCAAGGCTCTAGCCAAACCATGTCTTTTTTGGAGCAAAAAAAGGCTGATTTGCCTTTTGAGATAAAAAATAATGATTTATATTTGCATCCGCATTTAGCGAAAAGCTCTTTAAAATTATGCGAGAATAGCTCAGCTCAGAAAAACAAAAATCTTTGATTTTGTGTGTTTTTCGTGAGTCCTCGAAATTTTATGAGAATTGAAAATTTTCTAAATTTCGGGATTGGCAGAGCACAATAAGCGAGAATAGCTCAGTTGGTAGAGCACGACCTTGCCAAGGTCGGGGCCGCGGGTTCGAGTCCCGTTTCTCGCTCAAATTAAAATTCAGGGGAGATACCAAAGCGGCCAACTGGGGCAGACTGTAAATCTGCTGGCGTATGCCTTCGGAGGTTCGAATCCTTCTCTCCCCACTTTAACCGAAAAAGCATTTAGCGAAGTCGGAGTTCGTTGCTTAAGTAAAAGCTTTGTAGGCCTTCACTAAAGCTTCGGCGCACAAGCGGGAGTAGCTCAGTTGATAGAGCATCAGCCTTCCAAGCTGAGGGCCGCGAGTTTGAATCTCGTCTCCCGCTCAACAGTAAAGCGACATCAGAAGTGTCGCTTTTTTTATTTTCCCGTGGCTATAGAAAACTATTCAACACCTTTTTTTGAAATGCAGAATTAATACTAAAAAAATAAATGCTGTGTTTGAAATACCATGAGCTAACTTTTCAACAACCTCACAACGTTATCTACTTTAGCCGCCATTGGTAAATAGCCATCAATCCAATGAATTTCGACACCTTTCCTTTGCATTCTTCTAAACCATGTCATTTGTCTTTTAGCAAACTGATGAATGGCAATATTGAGACGTTCTACCATAGTATCATAATCCATCTCACCGGTCAAATACCACGTAAGGTATTTGTATTCTAAACCGTATGAGATGAGTTTTTCAGGATCTACGCCGCGATCAAGTAATTTTTTGGTTTCCTCAACCATCCCCTCCTCGAGCCTTTGGTGTAAGCGCTCTGTGATTCTTTTCCGTACCTGCGGCCTGTCATATGAAGGCGCTACAATCAACGGTTTTATATTGGGCATTTCTGTTTCCTCCACATTGTGATCTTCATAATAACGAGCTATCTCAATAGCTCTAATGGCCCGTTGCTTAGTATCAACATCGGTTGTGTTATGAAGTTGCTTCATTTCTGAAAGCATTTGAGTCAGGTCTTCCAAACTTTTGGACTTTAGTTCAGCCCGAAGATTGGCATTCTGAGGGACATCGAGCAATTTATAACGCGAAACAACTGATTCCACATATAAGCCTGTACCCCCGCTCAAAACGGGGAAATTCTTTCGTGCTTTGATGTCCTCATAAGCCTTTAGAAAGTCCTGCTGAAACTGGAATACGCTGTAGGTTTCGCCAGCATCTTTTATATCAATTAAATGATAGGGTATTTTTTGGCCATCTATGACATAATCATCCAGGTCTTTGCCAGTTCCGATTGACATTCCTCTGAATACCTGTCGACTATCTGCACTAATTATTTCTCCATTGAGTTCTTTAGCCAAATTTACTGCCAGGGATGTTTTCCCGGTTGCTGTTAAACCTGTTACGACAAGTAAATCATATTTTATCTCTGTCATAGAATACAGTTTTTACAAATATAATGGCAAACGATTAGTTTTTATCAATTGACCATTAATTATTAAATGCAGTTCGGTTATATTTGTGCTATCAATTTTATTTGTTATTCGATGGAGAAAAAAATATTACTTGCATTAATTCTGATTACACTTTTAACCGGTCTGTTTTCACATCTTGATAAAATCGGACTCAGAGCCGAAGAACCCAGAAGAGCTATTGTTGGGATAGAAACTTATGTAACAGGCAACCTCATAGTGCCACAAATTCACAATGAAACATATTACAATAAACCCCCGGTATACAACTGGATTATTGCACTCTTCTATCTTATTTTTCAATCTTTTTCTGAGTGGGTTGTCAGGTTACCGGGCATACTTTTTTTCCTACTCACCGGATGGACTATTTATAAAGCCACTAAAAACCATCTAGGAAAAGAGACAGCCCTGCTTGGCTCGTTGTTTTATTTTACAAGCGCCGACCTGCTTTTTTATGGTACTATCAATGCAGGTGAGATAGATATATTTTATGCATTGATAGTTGTTTTGCATGCTCTTGCAATATTCCGGTATTTTCACCGAAAAGCCTATCTTGCAATGTTTCTGATTTCATATCTCCTAACTTTTATTGGAGTTATGACCAAAGGAATTCCATCATTAGCTTTTCAGGCCATAACTATACTTGCAATTTGCCTGTATTATCGTAAGTGGAAATTACTTTTCAGCTGGCAACACATTGCAGGCATTATTATGTTGTTTACATTGCTGGGGGGCTACTTCTATTTATATAATCAACAAGCCAACCTTGAAGGTTTTCTGGCACAACAATTTGCCGAATCTTCTGATAAATCATTTAATGAAGGCTCATTGAGTAGTATTCTTACAAGCATTTTCGATTTTCCCTATCAGCTTTTACTTTTGGTAATGCCATGGTCTTTACTTCTTATCACCTTTATTTTGAGAAAGGTCAGAAAAGGATATTCATCCAACAAGCTGCTTGTTTTTTCTGCACTTTTTGTTTTAACTAACATCATCATTTACTGGATATCACCGGGCGTTCGTAATCGCTATTTGTACATGTTCCTGCCTTTTCTTGCAATTATGGCAGCCTGGATATTCGCAAAACTTCCATCATTAAAAAAACCAGCCAGACTCGATTATTATTTTCCTGTTGCAGGATTGGTTTTGTCGCTGATTGCGGTATTGATATTTCCGTTTTTTAAGAACGTAAGCCAACACGTAGATTATAAATGGATCTACACATCAGTTTTTTCAGTAGTTATCGCTTTCACTTTATTTTACGCTATTCGTAAACCCAAACTGGCTATCTACCTTTTTATTCTGGCGCTTACAATGGGTAGAATATGGTTCAATTTATCTGTATTGCCTTTTCTTGAACACAGGTCTACTGCTATTGAGTATGAAAACCATGTAAAAAACATGAACCAAATTACCAATAAGCAGCAAATATTCTGGACTGGAGCACCACTAACCTATGAACCGGAGCTGAAAATGGGCGGACAGGTTTTATTAAAAGAGCAATTTGATATTCCACCGACCCTACCCTATGGTATTCCCTATTACCAGTTTAAACATTCGGGTTACATTATGGATTACGATACAATTATTCGACCCAATCGGTATTACCTTGGGCCTGATACAATGATACAGCATAAAAACATTGATACGTTATATGATTTCACGGAGAAATGGCATAACAGGAAATTAATTTTATTCAAAAAAAAAGGCTAGGAAAGTAAAGTTTCGGATTGTTCTTCTTTCATATTAGTGCCGTCATATTGTGGTGTTTTTATAAAAAAATAAACCCCTGAAAAGTTTACAATCACTGTAACAAAATATATTGTAAGTGCAAGAGCTATTGAAGTTTCTGTATGCAAACCGAACCATTGCGAACCGTAAAAAAACACAAGTTCCCGCAGACCAACACCTCCAATTGATACCGGGATAATAATGGCTATAGAAGAAATAAGAAATACCAATAAATAACTAAGAAAATTCATCTCTACGCCAAATGCAAGCAGCACGAAAAAGGCCGTAAGAACCTGCCCTATCTGAACAATTAATGACAATCCGGAAATACGAAAAAACTCACCTTTATAATTCGGGAAAAAGGCTACTACGACAAACCACAAAGCAATGTAGGCTACCGGAATCAATGTAAAATACCATTGTTGCATGGGCATTGCATAGGGAATAAAAAATGTAAGTGCCAATGCCAGTATCACAATGGCATGTAATCCACTACCGCGATCGAGCAGTACTGCACCCAAAACCTTTTTTGTATTGACATTGGTAAACTTTTGAATCCACCATACTTTGTATCCATCACCACCAATACCACCGGGCAGAAAAGTATTGTAGAACATGCATAGCCAATACAATTTCAGGTTAAGTTTGTACCCCATCCCAACGTTTATGGCATCGAATAAATATTTAAGTCTGAAAGCAGCAACAACTTTTGATAGAGCAAACATCACAACACTGGCAACAATTACAAGCGGGTTGGCATTGCGAATAGTTTCAAATACGCTTTTGCCATCAATTTTGGAAAATACAAACCAAAGTGCGGCAGCTACAAAGGCTATTTTAAAAGCCATTTTCAGGTAACGATATTGTTTCTTTTTCTCCAATTTTCGTGTTTTTAATATGATGGCAAATGTAATACTTTATTTTTTATCTATGTTTGAAAACAAGCGCACTCTTACTTTTAACTGATTTAGCATACATTGACAATTTAGACCCAGAATGGTAAATATCAATAAATCGATCAAGAATCACAAATACAGCGTAGTTTTTATATTTTTGCACTAAACTTAAATATATGTCCAGAGTACTCATTACAGGAGCTGCAGGTTTTATTGGCTTTCATTTGACCAAAAAACTAATGAATAAGGGGTTTGAAATTACTGGTATAGATGAAATTAACGATTATTACGAACCCAAATTAAAAAGAGACAGATTGCAGCAGCTGGGAATTCAGAATGCCAAACCCGGAACCTGGGTATCTAACCCAGATGGTAATTTGAATTTTATTCAGGCAAGTACTTATGACAAAGATATTGTAGAAGACATTTTCGACAAATACGATTTCGACTATGTGATACACCTGGCTGCGCAGGCAGGCGTTAGAAATAGCATTGACAATCCGTATAAATATACCCAAAGTAACATCGAAGGATTTCTACCTATACTGGAAGCCTGTCGCCATAAAACACCAAAACATTTGATTTTTGCCAGCTCATCGAGTATTTATGGAAATAACACCAAAATACCCTTTGAAGAAAGCGATGCGGTGGACCATCCTATCAGCCTGTATGCTGCCACAAAAAAAGCAAATGAGCTAATGGCACACACTTACAGCCATTTATACAACATCCCGGTTACCGGTTTACGATTCTTTACGGTGTACGGTCCATGGGGCCGGCCCGACATGGCATACTTTAAATTTGCAAAAGCAATTTTCGAAGGTAATGAAATTGAGATTTTTAATAACGGAGACCTCAAAAGAGACTTTACTTACATTGATGACATCACAGAGGGTATAGAAAAGCTGTTGGACAAACCATCGGAGGACAGTCCCACTTATGATATTTTCAATATCGGAAATTCACACCCGGTAAAACTCATGGATTTTATATCTACACTGGAGCAAGAGTTGGGTAAGGAGGCAAAAAAGGTATACAAACCCATGCAACCAGGCGATGTTTATAAAACCTATGCATCGACAGAAAAACTGAACAAAAAAACCGGTTACCAGCCCGCTACGAATTTGAAAGAAGGGCTATCTGTTTTTGCAGAATGGTTTTTAAATTACTACCATTATAAATAACTGACTACGCTTTATCTGCCAGACTTATAAAAACCGCATTGTGCTTCTCATTTTGGCGCATACTATTATATTTAGCGGCAGTTTCTGCATTATTTTGGCCAATTGCCTTTCGTTTTTCGCCATCTTTAATCAACTCAACAATTTTATGTTCGTATAACTCCACTTTGGGTGGCAGAATATAATTTCTGGACGGGCCTTCAAGCAGCTCTGAAGAACCAACCCTTTCTGAAACCAAAACCGGAAGGCCGCAGGCCATTGCCTCCACTACACTACGGCCAAACTCTTCGATCCATGCTGGTAAAACAAATATATCTGTGGCGAAATAGTAATTTTCTACATTGGGAATGGATGACTGAAATGTAACGATGCCTTTAAGTTTTTTATCCTCAACCTCCTGCTGATAATACGAATCCTTGTTTTTCCCGGCAATAAAACAACGGATATGCTTTAAATCATGTTTGTGATAAAGAATTTCAATAAGATCGAGTAAAAGCTGAACATTTCGCTTTTTAAAATCACCGGATGTAATTAAACTAATTACTACATTTCGATCGTCATACCCCATGAGTTTACGTTGCTCAACTCTCTTCTCTTTGGTTTTTTCATTGATGGTAAACCGCTGCTCATCGTGTTCGGGATAAATTACCTTGAGTTTAGACTCAGGCACACCAAAGCGCTGCCCAACATCCTGTTGCATTATTTTTGAGTTGCAAACCAACAACTTAAATTTTTGCTCTTTTAACTGTTTTGCATGAATTTGTCCAACAGCATTTTTCTGTGGCAGTGGTTTTTCATATGTTAACTCATGGGCAAGGTCAATGCAATTGTGCAAATACAAAATATCCTGGTCGAAAATATCGCCATGTCCCAGGGTAAGATCAGGTTTATAAAACTTTTGTAAGATACGGGTTTGTAAAGCAAAAAATTTCCTGTGAAAATAACCTTTAACCGGCCAAATTGGTACCTTAACAGGAATACCACCATGCGCTTTTATTGCTTTTCTATTGATGCGTTGAGCCACAACATACACCTTGTAGCCTTTGTTGCTTAAATACCTGGTGTGTTGCAGTACTAATCGTGGTGTTCCGGATTGAGTTGATTTTAATATGCGTACTGCAATCAATACCGTGGTCATAGGTTTAAATTTAACAGGTCTAACTTAAAAATTCTTTTTCAAATGCAGCGGATAGTCGGCTAACGGCGAAACTTAATTCGTCTTCAGTTAAGTGCGAAGGGCCTGTTGGGGTATTGTTGATATCAATGACGTAAACTTTTCCATCTTCCCGATTTCTTAGCGCATCCAATTCCCCAATATCAAGTCCTATTTCATTACACAATTCGATAATTTTTTGCTGCTCTTCTTTCGATAAAACATCATCAGTTTCTTTCACTACAGGGGCCTTTACACCATCCTGGTTTTTACGAAAACCGCCAAAGCGCTTATCAACAGGTTTATACTTTAAAATAACAAACGGAATAGAATCACCAATTATGCTTACGCGAATATCTTCAACTACCTGGTCGTCATATTGGTTATCAATCAACCGTTGATAAAAATATCCCTCTTGTGGTTCATCATTTACCGGGCAATTTAAAATTACACCATCGTGCCTGGCATTTAAAACACTCTTTTTCACGCACCTGCCTTCAAAATTTTGCGGATCGACTACCGTAGAATACCCAAAAACTTTCTCGTGCAAACGATCTACTGTAGGCTTACTAATATCTTTGCAATTGAAATTGATGACTTTTTCTTTACTGGCCAACTCACGCACAGCATCATCGTATTCGCGAAAAGTAGTATCCTGCCAGTGCACAATCCTTTCATAAGGCAGTTTCCTGCAGGTGGTAATATTGTAATTCAAATCGTCCAGAATCTTTTTTATTACAGTTTTCCTGTCCGGGAATCGCGGATAAAAAAGTATGTTTTTATGTACTTTTCCATTTTTGTAATAGCGCTTGTAGTATTTCAGCCAAAAGCGCACCTCCTTATAAATCTGTTTGGGTAAGGGGTATTTCTTTTGATATGTATTGACAAAAAACATTGTATGTGGGCATTGGTTGGTGCAAAAATAAGAAAATATATTACGAGCAAAGCGCGATTTACGATAAGAACATGAGTTTCTATGCTAAAAGAGCTCTTAAATGAAATTAAGAATACTTTTCCTTATAAAAATACTTCCAACGGATAAGTGGTGTCTTTTTAGCTACTCCTTCTTGTTTAGCTGTTTTGCAGGGATTACATTTTCCACAGGGATATTTAAACTTTCTAGGTCTGTGGCAATACCAGGTTAGTCCAACAAAGTCCATCCAGCCATTCTTTTTGGCCATTTCAACCATGTCTTTTTTGCTGTAGGTAATGATTGGAAGATGGTAATTCTCAAACACTTTTTCATAGAGCATAGCCTTCTGTGAGCCATCTGCTTTAGTTTTCTCTGTGTTTATTTTATATACCTTTTCGTCGGAATCTATGGGTTCAATAAATGGATCAAGGCTTTCAGACAAAGCCTCACCATGGTCGCTGGCTTCACCTTTTCTGATGATACCCAGCTCAAGGTCTTTGATTCCGTGTTCGACACAAAACTCCGCCAACCACCGGTATTGAATACCCAAATGACGAATGCTGCTCAGTTCCTTAAATGCCTTTTGAATAGTTTGATCTGTTTTTATATCATCCACATCAACATATTGAATTGGCAGTAGTAGTTCTTTTGTAAAAGGATGCTTTTCAAATAATAGATCCTTGATCTTACTCATGGCTTTAATTTCATTTCGCAATGAGAATCGTGCCGTATCAAGCATATAGTAAGGTTTCACTACTCTTTTTTCAATTAATAATGCCTCCAGCGTCCTAAAAGTAGAATCGAGACCTCCGGTCCAAAGTAAATTAACAGCTGTTTTAGTCATCTCCTTGATCTTTCCTTATAAAATCCATTCCTAATTAGAAGGCCAAAACTAATCATTTTTTTCAGTTATACACAATCTCTGAAAATCTCATAAGTAGCTATTTTACAACACAAAACCAGGAAACTATTTTATCAATCCCATCTGCTTCATGAGTAATTGGGCATTCATGGTTTGGGTAATGCCCGGTTGCAGTTTATAATCAAAATTGACATGCTCACCTTCAATCTCTATTTCGAAACAATAATTGTCAAAATGCTCCGGCAATTGTTGGGCAAGCTCACCCAACTGCGTGTCGTGTGTTGCCACTATTCCTGCTACATCGTATTGAATAAGTTGTGTCAGAAAATCCACTGAACCTTTTCGCTTATCTTCGGAATTTGTCCCTTTTAAAATTTCGTCAAGCACCAAAAATAGCCGCTCATCTTTTCTTATACGATTATATGCTTCCCTAAGACGTCGTAACTCGGCATAAAAATAACTTTCATCTTTCGATAATGAG is a window of Salinivirga cyanobacteriivorans DNA encoding:
- a CDS encoding cold-shock protein — encoded protein: MAQGKVKWYNDTKGFGFIEMEDGNDVFVHRTGLVDSYQGLDEGQEVTFEMKQGEKGPMAVDVKTMS
- a CDS encoding RNA recognition motif domain-containing protein — encoded protein: MNIYVGNLNYRVNETDLQEVFEDYGAVSSTKIITDKFSGRSKGFGFVTMENQDEANKAIEELNGATYEEREMVVNEARPRKENFNR
- the miaA gene encoding tRNA (adenosine(37)-N6)-dimethylallyltransferase MiaA; translation: MTEIKYDLLVVTGLTATGKTSLAVNLAKELNGEIISADSRQVFRGMSIGTGKDLDDYVIDGQKIPYHLIDIKDAGETYSVFQFQQDFLKAYEDIKARKNFPVLSGGTGLYVESVVSRYKLLDVPQNANLRAELKSKSLEDLTQMLSEMKQLHNTTDVDTKQRAIRAIEIARYYEDHNVEETEMPNIKPLIVAPSYDRPQVRKRITERLHQRLEEGMVEETKKLLDRGVDPEKLISYGLEYKYLTWYLTGEMDYDTMVERLNIAIHQFAKRQMTWFRRMQRKGVEIHWIDGYLPMAAKVDNVVRLLKS
- a CDS encoding ArnT family glycosyltransferase → MEKKILLALILITLLTGLFSHLDKIGLRAEEPRRAIVGIETYVTGNLIVPQIHNETYYNKPPVYNWIIALFYLIFQSFSEWVVRLPGILFFLLTGWTIYKATKNHLGKETALLGSLFYFTSADLLFYGTINAGEIDIFYALIVVLHALAIFRYFHRKAYLAMFLISYLLTFIGVMTKGIPSLAFQAITILAICLYYRKWKLLFSWQHIAGIIMLFTLLGGYFYLYNQQANLEGFLAQQFAESSDKSFNEGSLSSILTSIFDFPYQLLLLVMPWSLLLITFILRKVRKGYSSNKLLVFSALFVLTNIIIYWISPGVRNRYLYMFLPFLAIMAAWIFAKLPSLKKPARLDYYFPVAGLVLSLIAVLIFPFFKNVSQHVDYKWIYTSVFSVVIAFTLFYAIRKPKLAIYLFILALTMGRIWFNLSVLPFLEHRSTAIEYENHVKNMNQITNKQQIFWTGAPLTYEPELKMGGQVLLKEQFDIPPTLPYGIPYYQFKHSGYIMDYDTIIRPNRYYLGPDTMIQHKNIDTLYDFTEKWHNRKLILFKKKG
- a CDS encoding lysylphosphatidylglycerol synthase transmembrane domain-containing protein, producing the protein MEKKKQYRYLKMAFKIAFVAAALWFVFSKIDGKSVFETIRNANPLVIVASVVMFALSKVVAAFRLKYLFDAINVGMGYKLNLKLYWLCMFYNTFLPGGIGGDGYKVWWIQKFTNVNTKKVLGAVLLDRGSGLHAIVILALALTFFIPYAMPMQQWYFTLIPVAYIALWFVVVAFFPNYKGEFFRISGLSLIVQIGQVLTAFFVLLAFGVEMNFLSYLLVFLISSIAIIIPVSIGGVGLRELVFFYGSQWFGLHTETSIALALTIYFVTVIVNFSGVYFFIKTPQYDGTNMKEEQSETLLS
- a CDS encoding NAD-dependent epimerase/dehydratase family protein produces the protein MSRVLITGAAGFIGFHLTKKLMNKGFEITGIDEINDYYEPKLKRDRLQQLGIQNAKPGTWVSNPDGNLNFIQASTYDKDIVEDIFDKYDFDYVIHLAAQAGVRNSIDNPYKYTQSNIEGFLPILEACRHKTPKHLIFASSSSIYGNNTKIPFEESDAVDHPISLYAATKKANELMAHTYSHLYNIPVTGLRFFTVYGPWGRPDMAYFKFAKAIFEGNEIEIFNNGDLKRDFTYIDDITEGIEKLLDKPSEDSPTYDIFNIGNSHPVKLMDFISTLEQELGKEAKKVYKPMQPGDVYKTYASTEKLNKKTGYQPATNLKEGLSVFAEWFLNYYHYK
- a CDS encoding glycosyltransferase family 4 protein, with the translated sequence MTTVLIAVRILKSTQSGTPRLVLQHTRYLSNKGYKVYVVAQRINRKAIKAHGGIPVKVPIWPVKGYFHRKFFALQTRILQKFYKPDLTLGHGDIFDQDILYLHNCIDLAHELTYEKPLPQKNAVGQIHAKQLKEQKFKLLVCNSKIMQQDVGQRFGVPESKLKVIYPEHDEQRFTINEKTKEKRVEQRKLMGYDDRNVVISLITSGDFKKRNVQLLLDLIEILYHKHDLKHIRCFIAGKNKDSYYQQEVEDKKLKGIVTFQSSIPNVENYYFATDIFVLPAWIEEFGRSVVEAMACGLPVLVSERVGSSELLEGPSRNYILPPKVELYEHKIVELIKDGEKRKAIGQNNAETAAKYNSMRQNEKHNAVFISLADKA
- a CDS encoding 7-cyano-7-deazaguanine synthase → MTKTAVNLLWTGGLDSTFRTLEALLIEKRVVKPYYMLDTARFSLRNEIKAMSKIKDLLFEKHPFTKELLLPIQYVDVDDIKTDQTIQKAFKELSSIRHLGIQYRWLAEFCVEHGIKDLELGIIRKGEASDHGEALSESLDPFIEPIDSDEKVYKINTEKTKADGSQKAMLYEKVFENYHLPIITYSKKDMVEMAKKNGWMDFVGLTWYCHRPRKFKYPCGKCNPCKTAKQEGVAKKTPLIRWKYFYKEKYS